A region from the Polaribacter sp. Hel1_33_78 genome encodes:
- a CDS encoding gliding motility lipoprotein GldH yields MFTKYKSLQNASWEANKNISIEFDVEDTITPKDLFINIRNNKKYPYSNLYVITELNFPNGNKIVDTLQYQMSDKFGHFLGKGFTDIKENKLFYKEAKVFPESGKYIFSIRHAMRKNGEVKVIPFLQGVQDVGLSIEKIE; encoded by the coding sequence GTGTTTACTAAATATAAATCATTACAAAATGCTTCCTGGGAGGCTAACAAAAATATTTCTATTGAGTTTGATGTCGAAGATACAATTACACCTAAAGATTTGTTTATCAATATTAGAAATAATAAAAAGTATCCGTATAGTAATTTGTATGTAATTACAGAGCTGAATTTTCCAAATGGGAATAAAATTGTGGATACATTACAATACCAAATGTCAGATAAATTTGGTCATTTTTTAGGAAAAGGATTCACAGATATTAAAGAAAATAAATTATTTTATAAGGAAGCAAAAGTATTTCCAGAATCGGGTAAATATATATTCAGTATACGGCACGCAATGAGAAAAAATGGAGAAGTAAAAGTAATTCCGTTTTTACAAGGCGTGCAAGATGTGGGCCTCAGCATTGAAAAAATAGAATAA
- the pflB gene encoding formate C-acetyltransferase, translating into MEIEELILEKPKSEGFKKGVWNTSINVRDFVVKNIISYFGDAQFLVGASEKTQKLWEVCKKATEIERKKGGVHSVDTETISRISNFEAGYIDKENEVIVGLQTDTLLKRAMKPFGGYKVVQKALKEQGLKPSENINTLFTKYVKTHNDGVFAAYNAEIKKFRSLGFLTGLPDNYARGRIIGDYRRVALYGIDKLIEVKKHDLANIEGPMTDAVIRLREEVSEQIKALKEMIVMGNHYNLDLNRPAESAQEAVQWTYMAYLAAVKEQDGAAMSLGNVSTFLDIFIEQDLQNGIITEVEAQEYIDQFVMKLRMVRHLRMAAYDEIFAGDPTWVTEAIGGILNDGRSKVTKTAFRFLHTLYNLGPSPEPNITVLWSPLLPSNFKKFCAKVAIDTSSIQFENDDLMRTLRGSDDYGIACCVSYQEIGKQIQFFGARTNLAKTLLLAVNGGKCEITGTQMVDGIEADDNEYLDFDKVMVNFKVAMKQVARVYNDAMNIIHYMHDKYYYEKAQMALIDTNPQINIAYGIAGLSIVADSLSAIKYAKVKPIRNEEGLTVDFKIEGEFPKYGNDDDRVDIFAHNSVEDFNNELKKLKVYKDADPTMSVLTITSNVVYGKKTGATPDGRASGIPFAPGANPMHGRDTNGAIASLNSVAKIDYKDSLDGISNTFSIVPKSLGATEEERIDNLAATLTGYFEHGAQHLNVNVLDRKTLIDAMEHPENHPQLTIRVSGYAVNFIRLTKEQQMEVISRSFHESM; encoded by the coding sequence ATGGAAATAGAAGAATTAATCTTAGAAAAACCAAAAAGTGAAGGGTTTAAAAAAGGAGTTTGGAATACCTCTATTAACGTTAGAGATTTTGTTGTAAAAAACATTATCTCTTACTTTGGAGATGCCCAATTTTTAGTCGGCGCAAGTGAAAAAACTCAGAAACTATGGGAAGTTTGTAAAAAAGCAACTGAAATAGAAAGAAAAAAAGGTGGAGTTCACTCTGTTGATACAGAAACTATTTCTAGAATCTCAAATTTTGAAGCAGGTTATATAGACAAAGAAAATGAAGTGATTGTTGGTTTACAAACTGATACTCTTTTAAAAAGAGCTATGAAACCTTTTGGGGGTTATAAAGTAGTTCAAAAAGCACTAAAAGAACAAGGTTTAAAACCAAGTGAAAATATTAATACATTATTCACTAAATACGTAAAAACACACAATGATGGTGTTTTTGCTGCCTATAATGCTGAAATCAAAAAATTTAGATCCTTAGGTTTTTTAACAGGGTTACCAGATAATTATGCACGTGGCAGAATTATTGGTGATTATAGACGTGTTGCTTTATACGGAATTGACAAATTAATTGAAGTTAAAAAACATGATTTAGCAAATATTGAAGGGCCAATGACAGATGCCGTAATTCGTTTAAGAGAAGAGGTTTCTGAACAAATTAAAGCATTAAAAGAGATGATCGTAATGGGTAATCATTACAATTTAGATTTAAATCGTCCTGCAGAAAGTGCACAAGAAGCGGTTCAATGGACATATATGGCATACTTGGCTGCTGTAAAAGAGCAAGATGGCGCTGCCATGTCATTGGGTAATGTTTCTACTTTTTTAGATATTTTTATTGAACAAGATTTACAAAACGGTATTATAACTGAAGTGGAGGCACAAGAATATATAGACCAATTTGTAATGAAACTAAGAATGGTGCGTCACTTAAGAATGGCTGCTTATGATGAAATTTTTGCTGGAGACCCAACTTGGGTAACTGAAGCAATTGGTGGTATATTAAATGATGGACGTTCTAAAGTAACAAAAACTGCTTTCCGTTTCTTACATACTTTATACAACTTAGGCCCATCACCAGAACCGAATATTACTGTTTTATGGTCTCCTTTATTACCATCAAACTTTAAAAAATTCTGTGCAAAAGTTGCTATTGATACTTCATCTATACAGTTTGAAAATGATGATTTAATGAGAACTTTAAGAGGTTCTGATGATTATGGAATTGCTTGTTGTGTTTCTTATCAAGAAATTGGAAAACAAATTCAATTTTTCGGAGCAAGAACAAACTTAGCTAAAACATTATTACTAGCTGTAAATGGGGGAAAATGTGAAATTACAGGAACTCAAATGGTTGATGGAATTGAAGCTGATGATAATGAATATTTAGACTTCGATAAAGTAATGGTTAACTTTAAAGTAGCTATGAAACAAGTAGCTCGTGTTTACAATGATGCCATGAACATTATTCATTATATGCATGATAAATACTACTACGAAAAAGCTCAAATGGCTTTAATTGATACAAACCCACAAATTAATATCGCTTATGGTATTGCAGGTTTATCAATTGTAGCAGATTCTTTATCAGCAATTAAATATGCAAAAGTAAAACCTATTAGAAATGAAGAAGGTTTAACTGTAGATTTCAAGATTGAAGGAGAATTTCCTAAATATGGAAATGATGATGATAGAGTCGATATTTTTGCTCACAATAGTGTTGAAGACTTCAATAATGAATTAAAAAAATTAAAAGTTTATAAAGACGCAGATCCTACAATGTCTGTATTAACAATTACATCTAATGTAGTGTATGGTAAGAAAACCGGAGCAACACCAGATGGTAGAGCTTCAGGTATCCCTTTTGCTCCTGGCGCAAACCCAATGCATGGGCGTGACACAAATGGCGCAATTGCTTCTTTAAATTCTGTTGCTAAAATAGATTATAAAGATTCCCTTGACGGAATTTCTAACACATTCTCTATTGTTCCAAAATCTTTAGGAGCTACTGAAGAAGAGAGAATAGACAATTTAGCAGCTACCTTGACAGGATACTTCGAACACGGCGCACAACACCTTAATGTAAATGTATTAGATAGAAAAACTTTAATAGATGCCATGGAGCACCCAGAAAATCATCCGCAATTAACGATTAGAGTTTCTGGATACGCTGTTAATTTTATAAGATTAACCAAAGAACAACAAATGGAAGTTATTTCGCGTTCGTTCCACGAATCTATGTAG
- a CDS encoding ferredoxin--NADP reductase translates to MSAFYKVNIQEIQQETANAVSVSFNIPENLKSNFNFKSGQYITLQKEINGSAIRRAYSICSAPQSGDIRVAIKAVENGKFSTYATSLLKVGDEIEITAPEGRFLLNPEANKNYIGFAAGSGITPILSMIKTVLETEASATFTLVYGNKSEADTMFHSELNTLKASFSDRFNLHYIFSRENVKNELRGRIDENVTNYFVKNMYKETSFDQAFLCGPEEMIHEVSKTLENNKITKENIHFELFTATVDEEAASEVKEGTTEITVLLDDEKTTFTMEQTDNILAASLRKNIDAPYSCQGGVCSSCLGKITEGKAVMVKNSILTDSEIEEGLVLTCQAYPTTPKVTIDFDDV, encoded by the coding sequence ATGTCAGCATTTTACAAAGTAAACATACAAGAAATACAACAAGAAACCGCAAATGCGGTTTCTGTCTCATTTAACATACCTGAGAATCTAAAATCTAATTTCAACTTTAAATCTGGGCAATATATTACGTTGCAAAAAGAAATTAATGGTTCAGCAATTAGAAGAGCTTATTCAATTTGTTCTGCTCCACAAAGCGGAGATATCAGGGTCGCAATAAAAGCAGTAGAAAACGGAAAGTTTTCTACCTATGCAACCTCTCTTCTAAAAGTTGGTGATGAAATTGAAATTACTGCACCAGAAGGACGTTTTTTACTAAACCCTGAGGCAAACAAAAATTATATTGGTTTTGCTGCTGGTAGTGGAATTACACCAATTTTATCCATGATTAAAACAGTTTTAGAAACTGAAGCATCTGCAACATTTACTCTAGTTTATGGAAATAAATCTGAGGCAGACACCATGTTTCATTCTGAATTAAATACGCTTAAAGCATCTTTTTCAGATAGATTTAATTTACATTATATTTTTAGCAGAGAGAACGTAAAAAATGAATTAAGAGGCAGAATTGATGAAAATGTTACCAACTATTTTGTAAAGAACATGTACAAAGAAACTTCTTTTGATCAAGCTTTTCTGTGCGGGCCAGAAGAAATGATTCATGAAGTTTCAAAAACTTTAGAGAATAATAAAATTACTAAAGAAAATATTCATTTTGAATTATTTACAGCTACTGTTGATGAAGAAGCTGCTTCTGAAGTTAAAGAAGGAACCACAGAAATTACTGTTTTGTTAGATGACGAGAAAACTACGTTTACCATGGAACAAACAGATAATATTTTAGCTGCAAGTTTGCGCAAAAACATAGATGCTCCATATTCTTGTCAAGGTGGTGTTTGTAGTTCTTGTTTAGGGAAAATTACAGAGGGAAAAGCGGTTATGGTTAAAAACTCAATTTTAACAGATAGTGAAATTGAAGAAGGTTTAGTTTTAACCTGCCAAGCGTATCCAACAACGCCAAAAGTTACCATAGACTTTGATGATGTATAA
- a CDS encoding LysE family translocator, which yields MDIYDFKNALIIGFFMAFMIGPVFFMLIQTSILKGARAAIVFDLGVIIGDLTFILIAYYGSRPLLEKIKDDPRLFFIGGLVLVIYGLITYFNKENKKEALESAKIIEVPIKNNYLKLFLKGYFLNFINIGVLAFWLGTVLVIGPALKMDQTAIFWYFGTILISYFVTDLGKIVLAKKLKNKMTPRVIYRVKKIMGIILIVCGVFLMLKGFIPSEKIDKLIQ from the coding sequence ATGGATATTTACGACTTTAAAAATGCTTTAATAATAGGTTTTTTTATGGCTTTCATGATTGGCCCTGTTTTTTTTATGCTGATTCAAACTAGTATTTTAAAAGGAGCTAGAGCCGCCATTGTCTTTGATCTAGGAGTAATTATTGGTGACCTTACTTTTATTTTAATTGCGTATTACGGAAGTAGACCTTTATTAGAAAAAATAAAGGACGATCCACGATTATTTTTTATTGGTGGCTTGGTTTTAGTCATTTATGGGTTAATAACATACTTCAACAAAGAAAATAAAAAAGAAGCACTAGAATCTGCTAAAATTATAGAAGTCCCTATTAAAAATAATTATTTAAAACTCTTTTTAAAAGGCTACTTTTTAAACTTTATAAATATTGGTGTGCTAGCTTTTTGGTTAGGAACCGTTTTAGTAATTGGTCCTGCTTTAAAAATGGATCAAACTGCAATTTTTTGGTACTTTGGTACGATACTAATTAGCTATTTTGTTACAGATTTAGGGAAAATAGTTTTAGCTAAAAAACTGAAAAATAAAATGACTCCACGTGTAATTTATAGAGTAAAGAAAATTATGGGAATTATTTTAATTGTTTGTGGTGTATTTTTAATGCTCAAAGGATTTATCCCAAGTGAAAAAATAGATAAATTAATTCAATAA
- a CDS encoding aspartate-semialdehyde dehydrogenase, with product MKIAVVGATGMVGTVMLKVLEERNLPITEFIPVASERSAGKKLSYKGKEYTIVTLADALKMKPDIALFSAGGDTSMEWAPKFAEVGTTVVDNSSAWRMDPTKKLVVPEINGDVLTKNDKIIANPNCSTIQLVAALSPLHLKYKMKRLVISTYQSVSGSGVKAVQQLDNEEAGIEGEMAYPHKIGRNAIPHCDVFLENGYTKEEMKLVKEPKKILRDDSFSVTATAVRIPTSGGHSEAVNVQFEYDFNLAEVRQILTDTPGIIVEDDLANNVYPMAINAHDKDEVFVGRIRRDESQENTLNLWIVADNLRKGAATNTVQIAEYLVANNLV from the coding sequence ATGAAAATAGCTGTAGTTGGTGCAACCGGAATGGTTGGCACAGTAATGTTAAAAGTATTAGAAGAGCGTAACTTGCCGATAACAGAATTTATTCCTGTTGCATCAGAAAGATCGGCTGGAAAAAAATTATCTTACAAAGGAAAAGAATATACCATTGTAACTTTAGCCGATGCTTTGAAGATGAAACCAGATATTGCGCTATTTTCGGCTGGCGGAGATACTTCTATGGAATGGGCTCCAAAGTTTGCTGAAGTTGGGACAACTGTAGTAGATAATTCTTCTGCTTGGAGAATGGATCCTACCAAGAAATTGGTTGTTCCAGAAATTAATGGTGATGTTTTAACGAAGAATGATAAAATTATTGCAAACCCAAATTGTTCTACAATTCAGTTAGTAGCTGCTTTATCTCCTTTACATTTAAAATATAAAATGAAACGTTTAGTAATTTCTACCTACCAATCTGTTTCTGGTTCTGGTGTTAAAGCTGTTCAGCAATTAGATAATGAAGAAGCTGGTATTGAAGGTGAAATGGCGTATCCTCATAAAATTGGAAGAAACGCAATACCTCATTGTGATGTTTTCTTAGAAAACGGATACACAAAAGAGGAAATGAAATTGGTTAAAGAACCAAAGAAAATTTTACGTGATGATTCTTTTTCTGTAACGGCAACTGCTGTTAGAATACCGACTTCCGGTGGGCATTCTGAAGCTGTAAATGTTCAGTTTGAATATGATTTTAATTTAGCTGAAGTTCGTCAAATATTAACAGATACTCCAGGCATTATTGTTGAAGATGATTTAGCAAACAACGTGTATCCGATGGCAATAAATGCTCATGATAAAGATGAAGTATTTGTTGGTAGAATTAGAAGGGATGAATCTCAAGAAAATACCTTAAATTTGTGGATTGTTGCAGATAACCTAAGAAAGGGTGCAGCTACAAATACAGTTCAAATTGCCGAATATTTAGTAGCAAATAATTTGGTATAA
- a CDS encoding regulatory iron-sulfur-containing complex subunit RicT, protein MACGSCGTTENGVPKGCKSNGNCGTGTCGSGSEKLAVFDWLSNMTLPSGEERFNIFEIRFKNGRKHFFKNTENLTISMGDVVAVESSPGHDVGTVSLAGELVKVQMKKRKISHDSEEIKKIYRKASQKDIDIWQATRAKEVETQRRGREILGRLGLQMKLSDVEYQGDGNKATFYYTAEARVDFRQLIRDLASAFSIRVEMKQVGARQEAARLGGVGSCGRELCCSTWLTDFRKVSTSAARYQQLSLNPLKLSGQCGKLKCCLNFELDTYLDALKSFPKQDVVLKTEKGEAVFIKMDIFKKHLWYTYKQERFKWFRLTLEQVQEIIELNKNDEKSVSLEEYESDIEIPEKVNFEDAVGQDSLTRFDAPKTSKRRRNNRKKKPVAAGVKLSNGSSQKQQQNRKSKQNPNQKQKPVAKPGANTKPNQPKAEGVKANKPRRNNRNRNNNRSKNGNDSQEK, encoded by the coding sequence ATGGCATGTGGAAGTTGTGGTACAACAGAAAATGGAGTACCAAAAGGTTGCAAGAGTAATGGTAATTGTGGGACAGGAACTTGTGGAAGTGGTAGTGAGAAACTAGCCGTTTTTGATTGGCTTTCTAACATGACTTTACCAAGCGGCGAAGAGCGCTTTAATATTTTTGAAATTCGTTTTAAAAACGGACGAAAACATTTTTTTAAAAACACAGAAAATCTAACTATTTCTATGGGAGATGTTGTGGCTGTAGAAAGTTCTCCAGGACATGATGTAGGTACAGTTTCTTTAGCAGGCGAGTTGGTTAAAGTGCAAATGAAAAAACGTAAAATTTCTCATGATAGTGAAGAAATTAAGAAAATTTACAGAAAGGCTTCTCAAAAAGATATAGATATTTGGCAAGCTACAAGGGCTAAAGAAGTAGAAACCCAAAGAAGAGGAAGAGAAATTTTAGGAAGATTAGGTTTGCAAATGAAGCTTTCTGATGTTGAATATCAAGGAGATGGAAATAAAGCAACTTTTTATTATACTGCAGAAGCAAGAGTAGATTTTAGACAACTGATTAGAGATTTAGCGAGTGCATTTTCTATTCGTGTAGAAATGAAACAAGTAGGAGCAAGGCAAGAAGCCGCGAGATTAGGAGGAGTCGGTTCTTGTGGTAGAGAATTATGTTGTTCTACTTGGCTAACAGATTTTAGAAAAGTAAGTACATCTGCCGCTCGTTATCAGCAGTTGTCTTTGAATCCGTTAAAACTATCAGGTCAATGTGGCAAGTTGAAATGTTGCTTAAATTTTGAGTTAGACACGTATTTAGATGCTTTAAAGTCGTTCCCAAAACAAGATGTAGTTTTAAAAACTGAAAAAGGTGAAGCTGTTTTTATCAAGATGGATATCTTTAAAAAACATCTCTGGTATACTTATAAACAGGAACGTTTTAAATGGTTTAGGTTGACATTAGAACAGGTTCAAGAAATAATTGAATTGAACAAAAATGACGAAAAATCTGTTTCGTTAGAAGAGTATGAATCTGATATAGAAATTCCTGAAAAAGTGAATTTTGAAGATGCTGTTGGGCAGGACAGTCTAACCCGTTTTGATGCTCCAAAGACAAGTAAACGCAGAAGAAATAATAGAAAAAAGAAACCAGTTGCTGCGGGTGTAAAACTATCAAATGGTAGTTCTCAAAAACAACAACAGAACAGAAAATCGAAACAAAATCCAAATCAGAAGCAAAAACCTGTTGCAAAACCGGGAGCTAACACAAAACCAAATCAGCCAAAAGCTGAGGGAGTTAAGGCGAACAAGCCAAGAAGGAATAATAGAAATAGAAACAATAACAGATCTAAAAATGGAAATGATTCTCAAGAAAAATAG
- the pflA gene encoding pyruvate formate-lyase-activating protein yields the protein MESFGTHDGPGIRMVVFLQGCKLKCQYCHNPDTIDTHGGEEHHIEDLVQRAIKMKSYFGEKGGVTVSGGEPLLQAHNLISFFKRLKEEGIHTNIDTNGRMLNHPVIELLDDYADLVMLDIKHMTEEGFQKITGKKNKETTFNFAKHREASGKKMWLRYVLIPEITNTPELLHQLGNYFKDYTTIEQIELQPYHKLGIHKWEALGWDYELKDARENTQKELKEASTILSNYFDKVKIN from the coding sequence ATAGAGTCATTTGGAACTCATGATGGACCAGGAATTAGAATGGTTGTTTTTTTACAAGGATGTAAATTAAAATGCCAATACTGCCACAACCCAGATACAATTGATACGCATGGAGGAGAAGAACATCATATTGAAGATTTGGTGCAAAGAGCTATAAAAATGAAATCATATTTTGGTGAAAAAGGTGGCGTAACCGTATCTGGAGGAGAACCTTTATTACAAGCTCATAATCTTATTTCTTTCTTCAAAAGATTAAAAGAAGAGGGAATTCATACTAATATTGATACCAATGGTCGAATGTTAAATCACCCTGTTATTGAGTTATTAGATGATTATGCAGATTTGGTAATGTTAGACATTAAACACATGACTGAGGAAGGGTTTCAAAAAATCACCGGTAAAAAAAATAAAGAAACTACCTTCAATTTTGCTAAACACAGAGAAGCTTCTGGCAAAAAAATGTGGTTGCGGTATGTCTTAATACCAGAAATTACAAATACTCCTGAATTATTGCATCAATTAGGTAACTATTTTAAAGATTACACCACAATAGAGCAAATAGAATTGCAACCTTATCACAAATTAGGCATCCATAAATGGGAAGCTTTAGGTTGGGATTACGAATTGAAAGATGCAAGAGAAAACACTCAAAAAGAATTAAAAGAAGCGTCCACTATTTTAAGCAACTATTTTGATAAAGTTAAAATTAATTAA
- a CDS encoding rhodanese-related sulfurtransferase: MQLYNKLSAIERAALIDEAGKDRLTISFYQYYKIENPQLFRDKLFLEWNALDVLGRIYVSYEGINAQLSVPSEKFYALKDQLDSISFLENIRLNVAIEHDNKSFLKLKVKVRNKIVADGLNDETFDVTAKGVHLNAKEFNEMLANPDTVCVDMRNHYESEIGHFDGAITPDVDTFRDSLDIIEEDLKDNKEDKNLLMYCTGGIRCEKASAYYKHKGFKNVFQLEGGIIEYTRQVKSEGIENKFIGKNFVFDHRRAEKITDDVVSNCHQCGKSCDTHTNCANEACHLLFIQCDECSESMENTCSIDCQEVIQLSFSAQKELRKGKGNSNKIFKKGRSEVLRFKK; the protein is encoded by the coding sequence ATGCAACTGTACAATAAGTTAAGCGCTATAGAACGCGCTGCATTAATTGATGAAGCTGGTAAAGACCGCCTCACGATATCATTCTATCAATATTATAAGATAGAAAATCCACAATTATTTAGAGATAAGTTATTCTTAGAATGGAACGCTTTAGATGTGCTTGGTAGAATTTACGTTTCTTACGAAGGTATCAATGCTCAATTATCTGTTCCTTCCGAAAAATTTTATGCTTTAAAAGACCAATTAGATAGTATTTCTTTTTTAGAAAATATTCGGTTAAATGTAGCTATTGAACACGATAATAAGTCTTTTTTAAAGTTAAAGGTAAAAGTTAGAAACAAAATTGTTGCCGATGGTTTAAATGATGAAACTTTTGATGTAACCGCTAAGGGTGTTCATTTAAATGCGAAGGAATTTAATGAGATGTTGGCAAATCCTGATACAGTTTGTGTGGATATGCGCAATCATTATGAGAGTGAAATTGGTCATTTTGATGGAGCAATTACACCAGATGTAGATACATTTAGAGATTCTTTAGATATTATTGAAGAAGATTTGAAAGATAATAAAGAAGATAAAAATTTATTGATGTATTGTACTGGCGGAATTCGTTGCGAAAAAGCATCTGCATATTACAAACACAAAGGATTCAAAAATGTTTTTCAGCTTGAGGGTGGAATTATAGAATACACACGTCAAGTAAAATCTGAGGGCATAGAAAATAAATTTATAGGTAAAAACTTTGTATTCGACCATAGAAGAGCAGAAAAAATTACCGATGATGTAGTCTCTAATTGTCACCAATGTGGAAAATCTTGTGATACACATACAAATTGTGCCAACGAAGCCTGCCATTTACTCTTTATACAGTGTGATGAATGCTCAGAAAGTATGGAAAATACTTGTTCTATAGATTGTCAAGAGGTAATTCAATTGTCTTTTTCAGCACAAAAAGAATTGAGAAAAGGCAAGGGAAATAGCAATAAAATCTTTAAAAAAGGGCGTAGTGAAGTGTTGAGGTTTAAGAAGTGA
- a CDS encoding OFA family MFS transporter, protein MNTPKLKNRWLIAASAVGIHISIGSVYAYSVMTNPVKEIFDVEGSVIKWAFKIAILLLGLSAALLGRWVEKVGPKISGTTAGILYGIGILGSGLAVEIESLTLFYLFYGVIGGIGLGIGYITPVSTLVKWFPDKRGLATGMAIMGFGFAALIFGPAMAKLFEIVGVSNAFYILGVIYMILILTSSRYIERPPEGYLPAGFKEGEGKIIEEDISNITANEALKSTRFYYIWIMMFINIACGIAIISAASPMMQEKLNYSPMEAAAIVGFIGVFNGLGRIIWSSLSDYLGRANTFIIFFAFQILAFYFLPKIGVESIFLIVLFTVITMYGGGFATLPAFLGDLFGTKQLGAIHGMVLAAWALAGVIGPTVYDMVKEQTGSLDTTLVIFAGLFIIALIVSIMMKISITKYKGLKVQKLSAVA, encoded by the coding sequence ATGAACACACCAAAACTAAAAAATAGATGGTTAATTGCAGCATCTGCTGTGGGTATTCATATTTCCATAGGATCTGTGTATGCATATTCTGTAATGACAAATCCAGTAAAAGAAATATTTGATGTTGAAGGAAGTGTAATTAAATGGGCGTTTAAAATTGCCATTTTATTATTAGGGTTGTCAGCAGCACTTTTGGGTCGCTGGGTAGAAAAAGTAGGTCCGAAAATTAGCGGAACCACAGCAGGAATTTTATATGGAATTGGTATTTTAGGTTCAGGTTTAGCAGTTGAAATAGAATCTCTAACCTTATTTTACTTATTTTATGGAGTTATCGGTGGAATCGGTTTAGGAATAGGATATATAACACCAGTAAGTACATTAGTAAAATGGTTTCCAGATAAAAGAGGATTAGCAACAGGAATGGCAATAATGGGGTTTGGTTTTGCCGCATTAATTTTTGGTCCAGCAATGGCGAAATTATTTGAAATCGTTGGAGTTTCAAATGCATTTTACATTTTAGGAGTAATCTACATGATTTTAATATTGACATCTTCAAGATATATTGAAAGACCTCCTGAAGGTTATCTTCCTGCTGGCTTTAAAGAAGGTGAAGGAAAAATAATTGAAGAAGATATTTCTAATATTACCGCAAATGAAGCGCTAAAGTCTACTCGTTTTTATTACATATGGATTATGATGTTTATTAATATTGCCTGTGGCATTGCAATTATTTCTGCAGCTAGTCCAATGATGCAAGAAAAATTAAATTATTCACCCATGGAAGCGGCAGCAATTGTTGGTTTTATTGGGGTTTTCAATGGTTTAGGTAGAATTATTTGGTCTTCATTGTCAGATTATTTAGGAAGAGCAAATACTTTTATTATTTTCTTTGCTTTCCAAATTTTAGCATTTTATTTCTTACCAAAAATTGGAGTTGAAAGTATTTTCTTAATTGTACTTTTTACCGTAATTACTATGTATGGAGGTGGTTTTGCAACATTACCCGCATTCTTAGGTGACTTATTCGGAACCAAACAACTGGGAGCAATTCACGGAATGGTATTGGCTGCTTGGGCATTAGCAGGTGTTATTGGACCTACAGTTTACGATATGGTGAAGGAACAAACTGGTTCTTTAGATACAACTCTGGTCATTTTTGCAGGATTATTTATAATTGCGCTAATTGTTTCTATTATGATGAAGATTTCAATTACAAAATACAAGGGTTTAAAAGTTCAAAAATTAAGTGCGGTAGCATAA